In Anas acuta chromosome 6, bAnaAcu1.1, whole genome shotgun sequence, the following are encoded in one genomic region:
- the AOX1 gene encoding aldehyde oxidase isoform X6 has translation MQFPGNLCRCTGYRPILDACKTFCKESVCCQSKASGKCCLDHEEDLFDKEEKISTRLFSPDEFQPLDPTQELIFPPELMRMAENQPKRTLVFHGERMTWISPVNLDELLDLKAAHPKAPLVVGNTIVGPQMKFGGMFHPIVFSPARIPDLNVVKYTDDGLTLGAACSLSLVNDILRNAISKLPEEKTKIFYAVLKQLRTLGGEQIRNVAVCCLLLKLPISLGGNVVSRKSTSDLNPILAASNCMLNLASRGRKRQIPLSDIFADGVGNNTIMPEEILVSVHIPHSRKGEYISAFRQAPRRENALPIANAGMRVLFEEGTDKIKDLSIFYGGAASTTVHAKQTCWTLIGRHWNEQMLDEASRLILKEIALPGSACGGKVEYKNTLIVSFFYRFFLEVLQSLKTMDSCRYPGIPMEYESVLQDFQTKMPQSIQIYQDVDQSQSPQDPVGRPIMHQSGIKHATGEAVYIDDLPSVDGELFLAVVTSSRAHAKIISVDTSEALKGPGVFDIITADDVPATNEFHYSSDPEIIFARNKVICVGQIVCAVVADSDVHAKQAAAKVKIKYEVLEPVILTIEEAIKHNSFFEPKRKLEEGNVDQAFETVDGILEGEVHIGGQEHFYMETQSVLAVPRGEDKEMDLFVSTQHPAFIQEMVAASLGVPANRIMCHVKRVGGAFGGKILKAGLLASVAAVAANKTNRAVRLILSRGDDMLITGGRHPFIGKYKVGFMNDGRIRAVDAKYYVNGGCTPDESVLVAEVSLLKMDNAYKIPNLRCSAYACKTNLPSNTAFRGFGFPQSALVTETWITDIADKTGLSPEKIREINMYKEDEQTPFKQKFDPQNLVRCWNECMEKSAYHSRKTAVEEFNKQNYWKKKGIAIVPMKFPFGLGTRYLSQAAALVHIYTDGSVLLTHGGIELGQGIHTKMIQVASRELNIPMSYIHFRETSTTTVPNACASVGSAGTDVNGMAVKDACQTLMKRLQPIINKNPKGNWNDWIKEAFEQSVSLSATGYFRGYNENMDWEKGEGQPFTYFLYGAACSEVEINCLTGDHKNLQTDIVMDIGCSINPAVDIGQIEGAFVQGIGLYTMEELKYSPEGVLCTRGPDQYKIPAVCDIPERFRVSLLSSSQNPYAIYASKGIGEAGLFLGCSVFFALRDAVTSVRNERGLKKTFAMNSPLTAEQIRAACTDDFTKMMTNNESASSISV, from the exons ggaacTTGTGCCGTTGTACTGGATATAGGCCAATCCTAGATGCCTGTAAAACTTTTTGTAAG GAATCTGTTTGTTGTCAAAGTAAAGCAAGTGGTAAGTGTTGCTTGGATCATGAAGAGGATTTGTTTGACAAGGAAGAGAAG atttcCACCAGATTATTTTCACCAGATGAATTCCAGCCCTTAGATCCCACTCAGGAGCTTATATTTCCTCCAGAACTAATG AGAATGGCTGAAAATCAACCAAAAAGAACTCTGGTTTTTCATGGGGAACGAATGACATGGATTTCACCTGTAAATTTAGATGAATTACTAGATCTGAAAGCTGCCCACCCCAAAGCACCTTTGGTTGTTGGGAACACCATTGTGG GACCTCAGATGAAATTTGGAGGCATGTTCCATCCAATTGTCTTTTCTCCAGCAAGAATCCCGGATCTGAATGTGGTGAAGTACACGGATGACG GATTAACTCtaggagctgcctgcagcctgtctcTAGTTAATGACATCTTGAGAAATGCAATCTCAAAGTTACCTGAGGAGAAGACAAAGATTTTCTATGCTGTCTTGAAGCAATTAAGAACACTGGGTGGAGAACAGATAAGAAACGTTGCTGTATGTTGTCTGTTACTTAAACTGCCAATT tctTTAGGTGGAAACGTTGTAAGTCGAAAATCAACCTCAGACTTGAATCCTATTCTGGCAGCTAGCAACTGTATGCTTAATCTGGCTTCAAGAG gaagaaagaGGCAGATTCCCTTGAGTGATATTTTTGCAGATGGAGTTGGTAACAATACCATTATGCCAGAAGAGATCTTAGTCTCTGTCCATATTCCCCATTCGAGGAAG GGAGAGTATATCTCTGCATTTCGACAAGCACCAAGGAGAGAAAATGCTCTTCCAATAGCCAATGCTGGAATGAGAGTCCTTTTTGAAGAAGGTACAGACAAAATAAAGGATTTAAGCATTTTCTATGGAGGTGCTGCCTCAACCACTGTCCATGCAAAACAAACCTGTTGGACACTTATTGGAAG ACACTGGAATGAACAGATGCTGGATGAAGCTTCCAGATTAATCCTTAAAGAAATAGCTCTTCCAGGCTCAGCCTGTGGTGGGAAAGtagaatataaaaatactttgataGTCAGTTTCTTCTACAGATTTTTTCTGGAAGTATTGCAGTCATTGAAAACAATG GACTCTTGCCGCTATCCTGGCATACCTATGGAATATGAGAGTGTCCTACAAGACTTCCAAACCAAAATGCCCCAGAGTATCCAAATATATCAG GATGTAGATCAGAGTCAGTCTCCCCAGGATCCTGTGGGACGGCCTATAATGCACCAGTCTGGAATTAAGCATGCAACTGGTGAAGCAGTTTACATTGATGACCTTCCTTCTGTGGATGGGGAGCTCTTCCTGGCTGTAGTCACTAGTTCCAGAGCTCATGCTAAGATTAT ATCTGTAGATACCTCAGAGGCCCTTAAGGGACCGGGTGTGTTTGATATCATAACAGCTGATGATGTACCTGCTACAAACGAGTTTCACTACTCCAGTGATCCAGAGATTATATTTGCAAGAAACAAG GTAATTTGTGTGGGTCAGATTGTTTGTGCTGTGGTTGCGGATTCAGATGTTCATGCCAAACAAGCTGCTGCAAAAGTGAAGATAAAGTATGAAGTGCTGGAACCAGTAATCTTGACAATTGAG GAAGCTATAAAGCACAACTCGTTCTTTGagccaaaaagaaaattagaagaaGGAAATGTTGATCAAGCATTCGAAACTGTTGATGGTATACTTGAAG GGGAGGTTCACATTGGGGGACAGGAACACTTTTACATGGAGACTCAGAGTGTCCTTGCTGTTCCAAGAGGAGAGGATAAAGAAATGGATCTGTTTGTGTCAACACAGCATCCAGCATTTATCCAG GAGATGGTAGCTGCAAGTTTAGGTGTTCCAGCCAACAGGATCATGTGCCATGTTAAACGAGTTGGTGGAGCTTTTGGTGGGAAaatcctgaaagctggtttaCTGGCGTCAGTTGCTGCAGTGGCAGCAAACAA AACTAACAGAGCTGTCCGTCTTATTCTGAGCCGGGGGGATGATATGTTAATTACTGGTGGCCGACATCCTTTTATTGGCAAGTATAAA GTTGGCTTCATGAATGATGGAAGGATCAGAGCTGTGGATGCCAAATATTACGTTAATGGAGGATGCACCCCTGATGAATCTGTCCTG GTAGCAGAAGTATCCTTATTAAAAATGGACAATGCATACAAGATTCCCAACTTGAGATGCTCGGCTTACGCCTGCAAAACAAACTTGCCATCAAACACAGCATTTCGAGGGTTTGGCTTTCCCCAGTCAGCACTGGTGACGGAAACTTGGATAACAGACATTGCAGATAAAACTGGTTTATCACCAGAAAAG ATTAgggaaataaatatgtataaggAAGATGAGCAGACACCCTTCAAACAAAAGTTTGATCCGCAAAACTTAGTACGGTGTTGGAACGAATGTATGGAGAAATCTGCATACCACAGTAGGAAAACAGCTGTCGAGGAatttaacaaacaaaattactggaagaaaaaagggatTGCCATTGTTCCAATGAAGTTTCCATTTGGACTAGGCACACGTTATCTTTCCCAG gCTGCTGCTCTTGTTCATATTTATACAGATGGATCTGTGCTTTTGACACATGGTGGAATTGAATTGGGACAGGGTATTCATACAAAAATGATCCAG GTTGCTAGTAGGGAATTGAACATTCCTATGTCATATATTCACTTCCGTGAAACAAGCACAACAACTGTTCCTAATGCATGTGCTTCAGTTGGATCTGCAGGGACAGATGTCAATGGCATGGCTGTGAAG GACGCTTGCCAAACCCTCATGAAACGCTTGCAGCCTATTATCAACAAGAACCCAAAAGGAAACTGGAATGATTGG ATCAAAGAAGCTTTTGAACAGAGTGTGAGTCTTTCAGCTACTGGTTACTTTag AGGTTACAATGAAAACATGGATtgggagaaaggggaaggacaGCCATTCACATACTTTCTTTATGGAGCTGCTTGTTCAGAGGTTGAAATTAACTGTTTAACAGGAGATCACAAG AACCTCCAAACAGACATTGTTATGGACATTGGGTGCAGCATAAATCCAGCTGTGGATATAGGACAG ATTGAAGGTGCCTTTGTTCAAGGAATTGGACTTTATACAATGGAAGAATTGAAGTACTCTCCAGAAGGAGTACTCTGTACTCGGGGTCCAGATCAGTATAAGATCCCTGCTGTTTGTGATATTCCGGAACGGTTTAGAGTTTCCCTGCTGTCATCTTCCCAAAATCC